The DNA window CTGCATGGCCACTACACGGCCAGGGGAGAGTATGCCCTCAAGGCTCCCACTCTATTTGGGAAGTAGGGTGAGCTGAAATGACCCCTGGGGACTATGATGAGAAATGATAGTCGATACCACACCCTAAAGCAACCGCGACACAGCAGTCTCAGCTAAGAGTTAACTACACAGAGAAAATGGGCTCATAAAATACTCAATCCAAAAGAAGgtaggaaaagaggaaaagggaacagaGGGACAAATGGGGCAGAAATGGGACAGACAGGAGCTCATCACCCTGCGGATGTGGGTGGCCAGAGCCAGGATGTCACCTACACCACCAGACTTGTGTGACCCCATTTCCCACTGTGCCCAGGTCTGTTCCAGGACCCCACATCCCATGCAGTTGCTATTTTCCCTTAGTCTTTTCCAGTTTGTAACAGTGAGTCAGTCTTTTCTCATCTTTCCATTTTGGAACTGATCAGTCACTTTGTAAAATGCCTTTCAATTTGGGTGTGTCTGGTGTGTTCTTTTAATTGGAAAGAGATCGTGCCTTTTTGGCAAGAATACCACAGAAGAGATGTGTCTTTCTCAGTCCATGTATCAGGAGCTACATGATGCCAGCCTGTCTTGTTACTGATGATATTAACCTTAGTCACATACATAAGGTAGTTTCTGCTGTGTTTCTTCACTGTAAATCTATTATTTCTCCCTTAGCAGTTCATAAATATATTGAGGATGATACTTTGATTCTATGGAAATCCTTAAGGAAACTAAATATAAAGAcataggagggaggagggataaatcgGGAGATTAGGATAAAATAGGTAACTATGCAGATATacactataatatataaaatagataactaataagaacctggtATACAGCacaggttgttgttcagttgctcagtcacgtccaactctttgttaccccatggactgcagcatgccaggcttccctgtccttcaccatctcctgaagcttgctcaaactcagatccattgagttggtgatgcaatccaaacttctcatcctctgtcgtctgccaggaaccggcatattgcatattgagtgcatattgcatattgagtgcagcactttccacagcatcatctttcaggatctggaatagctcaactagaattctatcactgccgggagccagcgtgaggagctccacccatgacaaaggtcatgaggaaggaggctcaacatacacaaaggtgggatcgagcctcagcagtccccctggaaattctcgagcatctacccccaaaaccagagtctgcctactttctgctttgtgctttcacctacacctctgactttacggggggctgtcccccactacctctctctgaaaaaagagttagcttacagctccagttaataattcctgggtgtgacagtgtttcaacctacaaactcctttggaagtcctctagcctgcctgaataggttttttccggccacatgtgattgttcagagtctcccaactgtgagaggcaggagatgttctaaactgtctaaacacagattcctttgagtagttaaaagattgattagaaattgtattggtgaagggtttttcatttgttgggccaatgtttgctgctaagtctccatatcccttaccttctgtgtccttggcagtgtattgattgatataatgggtgtatagaaatgtaagtagtagcctcaatgtttgtaaccttggacccttgagttaattcttttcttgattgagcccacctcacctttgccctataggaatgcaactttatccaatgcttttttggaggctggcgcctgactttagaataatcacctttagagaaaaataagtttcttaaaatgttaacaggcctcctggccagaagatgatgtaaatcacctaaacttctgcatatgataagtttgaaagcctggcttcgattaggatcaggaactgctgtccttgcatgactctaccccttcccccataatcctctatgcacaacttaaggtataaaactactttggaaaataaagtatgcccCTTTTTTGTTCACCGAAATTTGGCCTctccatgtcgttctttctttcaccttctagctgaatttttcctctgaggcggggaagcttgtcaagcctactaattttgcctgggcttctaagatctgaccggggaggccttagtgtctcctctcctttgggagaacgggaggacgcctgcggccttcgtaggtgacgtaaattccctgctttggaattttattcagcctcttttcttcactgaatttcttcgctgaggtatccttatttcaccactctttatatccttaataaacgtttaattaagcagttgtttcctgattttGGCtgatgccgtccccgcttcgaattccctggatccaccggggctggaccccggcagtcgTCCCCTCAGCACACTCAGTTACCTATTttatcctaatctcccaatttaatcagcacagggaactctactcaattctctgcaatggcctatatgggaaaaacattctttaaaaaaaaaacagacataagtatatgtataactgattcactttgctgtatacttgaatccaacacagcattgtaaatcgaccacactccaataaatttttaaaaaagacacaggAAAGCAAAAAGAGTGGAGGAAGGTAACTCATCTTTTGATGTTAATCCATCAAAAAAGAGAGTTGGAGTGGCTACTAATGTCAGAAAAATAGAATTCAGGGCAAAGAATCTGGGGATAAGGAGGCTCTTTTCATAATGACAAAGTGGTTAATTAATCAAGAGGACAAACTAATATGAATATAAAGCTTCAAAATGCATGAAACAAAAACCTGATAGAACTTCAAGGAGCAACAGACAGATCTCAGGAATCTCAGTACACCTCTCTCAATTATTAGGTAGCAAGTAGATGGAAAATAAGTaatcactgaagtgacttagcagtagcagcagcagcagtaattgaAGGAAGCTTCCTTATACTGATAAGGACAGCTGCAAAACCCTATAGTCAACATTATTCCTAATGGTGAAAGATTGAATGTTTGCCCCTAGGGTCCAGAGGAACAAGATATCTGCTCTCACTCCTCCTTTTCATTATTGAACTAGGGCTCTAGCCAGTGCAATTAGGCatgaaaatgaagtaaaagaCATTCAGACTGGGAACAAAAGTGTAATACTCTTTTTACTTATAGATAACACAATTGTGTTCATGTATGCAGAAAATCTTAAGGTGTCTACTAAAAGGGTGTCTACTAATTAGTTCTAGTAACTAATAAGTGAGTTTAGCAAAATCCAGATCAGTATGCAAATGccaattttatttccatatattagCTTTTAACAAAGATACATTGAACTTAAAATACCATTTacagtaacattaaaaaattagataaatcTGACAAAAGATGTGTGAAaccaaaaactacaaaacacatatgaaagaaataaaagaagctcGAAATGagaagatataccatgttcatagaatGGAATacacaatattgtcaagatgttaATTCTCTTAAACTGATTtgtagattcaatacaatcccaaACAAAATCCCACTAAACTCTTTTGGTAGAATTTgtcaagctgattctaaaattcatgagGCAAAGCAAAGAGTCCTGGATGACCAAAAGAACTTTATGGAAGAACAAAGTTAGAAGATATATATTACTTGGCTTCAAGAATTACTGTAAAGCTTAAGTAATGAAGACAGCTTGGaacatttacataaaaatagacaaatagaccAACTGAATATAGAAAGTACAGAATAGACTCATACAAATACAGACctctgattttcaacaaagatgcGGAGATAATTCAGTAGAAAAAGGATCATTAAAAAAACAGTCCTGGAAAACTAGACATCTATTtgcacaaaaaataaacttcaaatcgTATCTCACACCAAATGCAAAATGTAAGTGCAATATGTAAGATTTGTTACTTATGACACCAGAAGGAtgagccataaaaatgaaaacattgatACACTGAACTGCATCAgaattaaaaatttctctttgaaaaacttttaacaaaatgaaaagaaaatccacaGAATCAGAGGAATATATATAAACCACATGTCTGGTAAAGGAtttatatccagaatacataaggaattctcaaaattcaacaataagaaaacaactcaattaaaagaGGGTATGAGATTTGAACAAAACACTTccataaagaagacagacagaaaacaaacagataaagACATTCAAGTTCTGagtgaaatacaaattaaaaccacaatgaaatgtaCTCCTACACACTTATTAGAATCTCTAAAAACAGTGACCATACCAAATCCTGGTGCTGCTCTGGAGCATACAAACAGGAATGTAAAATTGTACAGtcactttggcagtttcttagaaGTTAAACATAAGCCACCATAAGAGCCAGCCAgtccactcctagatatttatCTGAGAAAGCAAGAGTATTTGTCCAAACAAAGATTGTACACAGTGTTCATATCAGCTCTGGTTGTAATAgcagaaaactggaaacaacccagatttccacaagcagatgagtggatacacaaactgtggaacattcatGCAATGCCTCATTACTCAGCACTAAAAGGAATAACCACTGATAAATGCACCAGCATCCGGAGAACCCAAAGTAATCACTCTGAGTGAAAGAATCtacgattccatttatataaattacaggAAATGCAAACTGATCGAGTGACAGAGTAGGTCTGTGCTTGCCTGGTGATGGGCATCAGAGGGGATGGATTGAAAAGGTGAAATTTTGGAGTattttgtggtgatggtttcacggGTGTATACAAACGTCAAAACGTATCAAATTTGAATATGTGTTTGATCGTATAACAATTACACCACAATCaagttgtcattaaaaaaaaatccctaagaaTGGCTCAGGTCGAGTTTAAAAGGCTCGATCCCCGCATTCTCTACGCTCCTCGGAATGTCCATGCAAGGTCCCTAAGAcgcggggaggaggggtgggagtggggataTGGGGGTTAGGCAGGAAGAGACTCAGGGGGACTGAGGCCTAACCCCATTAACGCTTTGGCTGCCGCTGGCACCAGACCTGCGAGGGAGGCTCAGCAGGGTCGCACTGACCCAAGGGTCTCCAACCTCCCTGCTGGCACCTCCATCCCCGATCACCTTATCCCTTCCACCGCCTTCATGGCCCCCAACCTGGGGGCCAGGGACGGGGTTGGACTTGGGCAGGGGCGGGTCTCTATCGCCCCCACGGCCCCGCCCAGATCCCAAGAGACACACTCCCATCTAAAACCCTGCTCCCAGGTCCGCTCCACGCCttcccccaggccccgcccccaggccccgcccaaGGCTCCGCCCCTCGCCTTTACGACTCGCGTTGTCCAGGCAGCGTCCTGCACACAGGCTCCGCCCGTGCCCCGCCCCTAAGTCTCAGGCCCTGCGTCGTCCAGGCCCCGCCCCGTACCACAGCTCCGCCCCCAGACCCCGCCCaggcccgccccaccccgcctctCGCCCGCAGGCACCGCCCCACGAGCTCAGGCCGAGCCGCGTGTCTCCCGAGCGGCCGCGGACGTGGGCTCAGGCCTCGGGATAGCGGCCGCTCTCGGGCGTGGCGCTGGGTCGGGCTCCGAGCGGCAGAGATCCTCAAGCACAGCAGTCTCCTGTCGAGGCCGCGCAGGTAAAGGCCCCGCCCTACCCCAGAGCTTGGACACCCTGCCCCCGTCCATCCTCCTCCCTGGAATCCCGGGGGTCCCTAGGGTCTGGGGCCCGGGAGTCCCTATGTCCGATATCCGGGGTCCCCGGGGCCCGAGCCCCGCCTGCCCAGGCCCCGCGCGGCCCCGCCACTCCACGCCCAGCGCGGGCCGCGCGCCCAGGGCttggcttttctcttttctcattttctctttttcaaacatAATTGAAATAAAAGGCGCCCGGGCGGGTAGTTGTTCCCTATAGGACCGATAGAGAAGagctttaatattaataattgtcAGAGGAATTGTCACGATTAGCAAAGTGCTGAGCTTCTTCTGACAGCAGCCTAGCCCCAAGGCGATGAGACTGCTTGCCTGGTTCTCAGGCGCCGCCAACCATCACCCCTACATTCCAGTTTCTTAAGAAAGCCCTGCAGCCCCAGTCTTCCTGCTTTCCAGCCTTGACCTGCTAGAAAGCAGTGGACTCCCATTACCGGGTGCTGTCCAAGCCATTGACTCCCCCCCAGGGTGTGCGGTGGGTGTGTCCAGGGCAGAGTGGAGGCGGTAAATCACAGGGACCCCCTCTGGTCAAGAGTGTCTGGAAATCAGAGTGTGCCCTCAGGTCCCCAGATGAACCACGGCCAGCAATGATGATTGCTCCTCTCTTTTAGAGCCAAAAGAGGACACCGGGCATGTGAGGGAAGAGAGTTTACATCTATGCGATGGTCCTTGCGCAGCGACGACCAGGCCGTGGGGCAGCGTGTAACCTGCAGCCCTGAGTGACAGCAGCATCCTGTCTGTCCCCAGATGGTCAGCATGGGCCCAACAGGCAGGCAAAGCCCCTCCTCCCTGCCGGTCCCTGCAGGAGGGCCCTGCCTGCTCCTGCTCTTCTGCCTGAGGCTAGGTGCCTCTTGCCCACAAAACTGCCAGTGCCCTGACCACGCGGGGGCGGTGGCTGTCCACTGCAGTGCGAGGGGCCTGCAGGAGGTCCCCAGGGACATCCCCGCAGACACTGTGCTCCTGAAGCTTGATGCCAACAAGATCGCCCGCATCCCCAACGGGGCCTTCCAGCACCTGCACCAGCTGAGAGAGCTGGACCTGTCACAGAACGCCATCGAGACCATCGGCCCCGCCGCCTTTTCAGGCCTCGCCGGGGGCCTGCGGCTGCTGGACCTATCTCACAACCGCCTCCGGAGGATCCCCAAGGACGCGCTGGGCAAGCTCAGCGCCAAGATCCGCCTGGCGCACAACCCGCTGCACTGCGAGTGTGCCCTGCAAGAGGCCCTGTGGGAGCTGAAGCTGGACCCCGACTCAGTGGACGAGATTGCCTGCCACACCTCGGTGCAGGAGGAGTACGTGGGGAAGCCACTGATCCAGGCCCTCGACTCTGGCGTCAGCTTCTGCAGCGTCCACCACAAGACCACGGATGTGGCCATGCTGGTCACCATGTTCGGCTGGTTCGCCATGGTGATCACCTACGTTGTGTACTACGTGCGGCAGAACCAGGAGGATGCCAGGAGGCACCTGGAGTACCTCAAGTCCCTGCCCAGCACCCCCATGTCCAAGGACCCCACCAGCTCTGCACCCTAGTGCCCGCCCGCTTCCTGCTGCTGCCGTGGCAGATGGGACTGGCTCTGCCCCCGGTGTCCCTCAGGGAGGTGGTGACGTGGCTGCTTCTGCCCAGTGCTCCACTCCCACAGAGCATTTTCCTTCAGGTCCAGCAGTTTATCCACCTGACACACTGATGGATGGGGAAACGGGCTCAGAGAAATGGGAGGTCTGGGGCAAGAAGTGGTCCACTCAGGACGTAAAGCCAGGCAGTCCATCTAATGTGTTCCTTCCACTCTGGGAGCCTGTCCCACCCATAGGGTGGACAAGCATTCAGGGACAAAAGAGGGCCTGCCTGTGAGTGAGGCTCCCCGAGGAGGTGGGGTGCAGCTTGTCAGTTGAAGGTTCGGGTCGTCTACACTGTGGAGCTGGTTTGCCTCTGCTTCCCCAGTATGTCCCAAACAGATCTGACCACAGACTCCCTGCAGAGCCAAGTGGTAGAGACCAGGTTTTTCTAGAGAGGTAAGTGGAACGTGTAACCTTTGAACAACTCTTGTTTATTCTCAGAGTGTTTGTTAAGAGTAACACGTACCAAATTTCAGTCCAgcgagaaggaaaaaaaaaaaaaatcaaaaccccccaaaataactAAACCACGGAGAGAACCTGAGACAGGTCCAGCGAGGCTCACGGGAAGCCGTGTCAGCAGCCAGACAAGGGTAGCCCTGCCCGACTCCCGCCCTGCGGGCTGTGTCCCGCCAGGGAGCCCATCATCGGGGGTCACCACGTGCCTTGCTTTTCTACTCACCGAAGCAGCTCCTTTCCAGTGGTCAAGAGCCAAAGGGAGGACCAATGTCTGATGCTTCAAGGCGGGCTGCTTCCTCTCTCCAGGAACAggaactctctctctccttctcagcTTTGCTGCCAGGAATCTCAGAGCGACTTTACTGCTCGGTTTTCCTATCTGATTCATGTTCAGGGTAGACCTTACCTCCACCTACGTACCCCAACTCTgtctttccagttttattttttaacggCCTTTTTGTATGagtgtttatattttaaactacTTCAGATATTTTGAGGGGGAGCAAACTACGGGTACACTGCTCGTGGATCTGAGGTATAAAGGACAGGAAGGGCAAAGGTGTATGAAGGTCTGTACTGGGAAAGCGTCGCATGACTGGCCACGGAAAGCACATTTACGCGTGGATGCAGAGACGCGGTGCCCGCAGCCGAGGgaccagaagcagcagcagaaacctGAAAAGCACATCTGAGCAAGGTCATGACTTTTTAGTTGTGGTGCGTTAAAGAAATGACCAGCAGATGCCAACCTTCGTCCACACCCCAGCGCCCCGCCTGCCCTTGCTGGGAGCACAGCGAGCACCGTGTGAACAGGGGGCTCCATGCTGAGCGTGGGGTGGGCACCTCTCTGCCCGCTGCCCACTAGGGTGcggggtggagggcagggctcAGACGATGCTCCGAATGACCCCAATCCTCAGGAAACTGATGGCCTGCCCACCCTTCCGGTGACCGCTAAAGCCGAGAAGCCAGCCTGGGCGCCAGTCCACCTGTGGGACAGACGCCATGGGTGTAGGTGAGTGTGGGCCGACTGACCGGGGGACACAGGCTCCGTGGGTGAATTGGGCCCCCTCCCGCATCCATCCCGGGGTGCACACAGCGGGGAGGGGTCCTGCCACACAAGGAGCTCGTCACCCCACAGGTTTGTGGACGTGACCctgggtccctgggtcagggggaGAGAGGGAATTGAGGCCTGGATGGAGGTGGGGACAGATGCCAGGGTCCTGCTGCCTCGGCTCAGGTGCTGCAGGGGCCAGTCAGCCTGGGCACCTCCAGGCCCTTTCCTTGCTGCTCTCACCTGGAAGCAGCCCAGAGCCTCATGCCCCCAGCTGCTCTTCTGGGGACACACGGGGCACATGCAGGGCTTTCCCTCACCCTTTGCTGCTGCCCGGCGCCCAGTGTCCTGCCAGCTTTCCCCCAGGTGTGGGCCTGCTGGCTCTTGTCCACACAGCTGGGAAGAGGAAGTGGGGCCAGGACTCCAGAACACCCCAGAAGGGCCTTCTCCCTCTTGTCCTGAGCCCAGCAGCAGGGGGCTACCAGGCCCTCCTGGCCTTTCTGGGCTTCTCAGCTTTCGTGCAGTCTCCTGGCAGAGGGTACCTCCCTCCCAAGACCACTAGGATCCCACCTCCAGGAGCGGAAACTCCTTCCTGCTCGCCGGAGCGCCTGTTGGCCCTGGGCTCTCCTGGGAACCCAGCCCTCCCCTCGCCCCTTGCCCCCTTGTTTCTCTGTTTGTCCCTCTCCTCCTTAAGGGACTCCTGCAGATGACACCCAGCGTCTCTTGCTGCCATGTGTGAGCCTGGACACCCCACCACCTCCATGGGCCCTCGGACtggcctcccacccccacctcagtgGGGGGACCGGGGTTGATAGTGGTGGGGACATGGCAAAGGGGGGGCCTCAGTCAGGTGGCAGGGAGGCAGCAGCCCTTGTGGGGTGTGGGTGGACCCCAGCTTTCGTCACAGTCAGTCCACAAAGAGCCATCTGCATACAACCCTGCTCAGCCCTGTCCACCAAGCCCCTTCTTCCTTGGGAAGCAGCTCTTCACAGGGTCTGGGGGTCAGGGCGGGATGATTTCAGGGGAGTTTATGCGGCTGAGGATGGCATGAGCAGACTGGCCCAACAGCCACCTCAGCTGGGCCTGTCTTCCTTCTCACAGGAGTTGGGGTCTTGATTCTGGGAGGCCTAAGGgcagaggaaaggggaggagcaGCCCCCCGGGAGCCCGGTCCTCTTGCCCACCACTCTGGACTGGGGTGGGACTTCATGCTGGCTTGGTCCCCGGCCTCAGCATGGACAGTCCCCTTGGAAACCAGAGCCCCACCCTTGACCTTGACCCTGACCCTAGGCAGGGATGCCCACACTTGCAGCCTCCTGATGAGCCCTGACAGTCCTCTTTGGACTTTGGGACCCCAGGCTCTCTCGGGTGGTCCAGCAGTTGGGGATGAGCAGGTGTACTGTGAGCCCACAGCAGAGCCACTGGGACACAGGCTGTCCCTGGCATGGAGCCACCTTTCCGGGACCTCTGGTGGGCACAGCAGCAATGGTGGGCACAGGCCTGGGGCACTCCCAGAGCACCGTCCTGGGGCGGCACTGTGCACCTGCCCTGCTGGCCACCTGCCTGCCCGGCACTCCCCGGGCTCCCTTGCAGCGGGTTCTCCAGGATCCTGGCCTGAGTTCTGGAGAGCAGGCCCAGTGGACCATGGAGGAGGTGGAATGGTCTGGACTCTTGGCAGGAGCCTGTGGTGGTTACCTGGAAGCTTGGCCCCAAACCTGATTCTATTCATTGTCCTCCCCATTGTCTTTGAACCCTAAATAAACCTCTGAGCTCATGTCTGCTGGAGTGGACTCTGTTGTTGCAGCTCGGTGACCCCACCAGGTCTGACCTGCCCTCACGCCAACCTCGCCAAGTCCTGGAGCCGCCAGCCCCACGAGCTGAGCCGAGGGCTGGAAGAGCCGGGTCAGGATGGGGTGCGGTGGGTGCTGGGCTTGCCTGTACAGCTGGACTGGCTTGTGATGGCCAGTTGTCAGGCTTTAGGAATTTTGTGAGCCAGCTGACGTCATGATGGAGGCTTGAGGTTGCCTACGGGAGAGTCTACTTCAAGGCCCTTGACAGCAGCTACAACCAGGATCCTCCCTCCTGCCCAGGGAGGCTGCTGGCACTGCTTCTGGGGTCCCTCGGGAGCACCATGGGCACCCAGCAAGCAGGTTCTACTTTCATATCATCTCTACTTCAGGCTGGTTCTGAGGGAACAGTGGCCCTAAAGACATCCAGGCCCCGGTTCTGGGAGCCTGCGAAGATCAGGGATGGGCAGCAGCGAGGAGTGTGGGGGATGCAGGTGCCCAGGAAGCTGGGAGAGGCCCAGACGGGGTGTTCTCTGGAGCCTCTGGGAGGAAGTGGCCCCACATACCTTGGTTTAGCCCAGGAAGACCCATGTCAGCCTCTGACCTCCAGAATTTTGAGAAAACAAATTCGTGCTGTTTAGGCTGCTGAATGTGGgtcctttgttacagcagcttctCAAACAGTCTCCCCAGTTTGAGAGCGGCCAGTGTGTCCAGAGCAGACAGCTAGTCTCACCCTGCTCATCCTCACTGAGCCCTGCTCCTTGGGGTCAGCGGGTGCTCCCTGCCTTACACAGGTGGCCAGGAGTGACCTCAGGAACTCACCTCACACGTTGGCCAGAAGGCACCCTCCAGATGAAGGGCCTAAGTGTGGGGGCTGCAGCGGGACGGGAAGTCAGTCTGCCAGCTTCcatcgccccccaccccccaacaccaCACACGTGCCCACCGTGCACCTACGCTgtgcaaacatgcacacacactcctgAACACAtgctggggagggagggcaggactTGTCAGCCCCTAACCTGGGGCCCTGGGGGCAGATGTGGGGGCTTCCCGAGTGCAGGCTGGGGGTAGGGGCGGGGTCAAGAGGAGGAGGCCATGTGTCAGGAGGGAAGGCTCTTCAGGGGGCAGCAGCTTGGACCCAGCTTGGAGGAAGGGCCTCTGGGTGGGCGCCCAGTCCAGAGTGTGTGAAGGTAGGCCGGGCATGGTGGGGCTGTACATGGGggggccactatggagaacgtgTTGACTGACGGGGTGAGGTCCAGTCTAAGCAGTGGCCAAGCCACACAGCCTTGTAGGAACCGTGTGTGGAAATCAGCACTCAGGCCCCAGAGGGCACTCTGGGCAGGCTGCCTGCTGGGAGGGGGCAGTGGCTGCGAAGGCATGTGGGCGGCGGGTACTGCCAGGCAGGGCGCCTCAGGGAATTCCCACCAGGCCCTGGCACGGTCGGTAATACTTCTATTTTCAGACAAGAAACCCAAGATTCCAAGGTCCAGGGAAAGAAATGACAGACACAGGAGTTGGCTTGTGGGCAGAGTGGAGCTGGAATCCAGGCCTTCTGACACCCAGGCCTGGAAGTTCTCACTTGGGCCCTGGAGTGTTGTCAAAACAAAGAAGCGAATCCTGGGTTTCGCCCTGGTTTGGAGAAGGGCCAGAGTCAGCGGCCTTGCGGGTCCCCTCCCTGCCGGCAGCTGCGCTGGCCAGGAGAGGGGAAGCCCCTGCTGGGACCCAGGCCTGCCAGGGTCTACGTCTGTACGCGTGGTGACAGCACTGGCCACAGAGGGCATTGCGGGGGTGGCTTTGCAGTCAGAAGCAGCCCTGTGCCCATCTGGGGTTCTATGCAAAGGGAGACTGGGAGACAGTTCCCCAGAGAGACAAGCCCATGGCTGACCTGCCCTGTGAGACCAGCAGCTGTCAGAGGAGAGGGGCCTTCGGAGGAAGGGCTGCGGAAGCAGGCTTTGCAGAGAGATGCAGGGAGAGGGGCCGCTGGGCTGGGAGCTGACTCGGGAGCCCACGTTAGCAGCCGACCCTTCCTAACGGACGGGGCAGCCAAGGCCTGGAGCACTGAAAGGACTTTCCCAAGGCTGTCGAGCTGCTGAACGCTCAGTGGGGCTGTGACCAGGTTGCCGGGCAGCAGTGGACGGCAGAGAGACGTCCAGGAGACGCCTATGAGGCCTCCACAGCCGGGCAGTGACATGGGAGCAGTTAAAATGCTGAGAAAACCCTGAAGGAAAATGCATTTATGTCAAGACTCAATGACCACAGTCGCCAGACTTATGGTTGTAGCAGGTATGTAGTTCTCAGAACAGAGGACGCTGAACTGTCTGTCTGTCACCTGTTGAAAGTCCCTTATCTCATCAAGTCACATCGGCTCCCAGCACCCTGTCAGCCTGGGGCAGAGAGCCCATGAGAATGCTCACCCTGTCTTTGTACCGTCCCTGCTTCAcgccgccccaccccccactcacTCAGACCCTCAGCAGGTCAGCAATGAGGCCCGGAGACTTCTCTGGGCAGGGTAACCTCCGTGCTGGAATTCTCTCAGGGGCCTGTCTTCTGAAATGGTGTGCAGAGTGGGCACTCAGGCCGCTTGGCACAGCTCCAAGCTGCTGCCCCTGCCAGGccccaccagggcagccccttcACCCACATGGGTGAGCTGGAGGGGCTCCCCTTGGGTGGGCA is part of the Bos indicus x Bos taurus breed Angus x Brahman F1 hybrid chromosome 1, Bos_hybrid_MaternalHap_v2.0, whole genome shotgun sequence genome and encodes:
- the LRRC3 gene encoding leucine-rich repeat-containing protein 3, whose protein sequence is MVSMGPTGRQSPSSLPVPAGGPCLLLLFCLRLGASCPQNCQCPDHAGAVAVHCSARGLQEVPRDIPADTVLLKLDANKIARIPNGAFQHLHQLRELDLSQNAIETIGPAAFSGLAGGLRLLDLSHNRLRRIPKDALGKLSAKIRLAHNPLHCECALQEALWELKLDPDSVDEIACHTSVQEEYVGKPLIQALDSGVSFCSVHHKTTDVAMLVTMFGWFAMVITYVVYYVRQNQEDARRHLEYLKSLPSTPMSKDPTSSAP